Genomic segment of Panicum virgatum strain AP13 chromosome 9N, P.virgatum_v5, whole genome shotgun sequence:
CTTCCTCAACTCCACCGTTTCCATTGCCACTGGCATCCAATTTGCCATTGGTATTGTACAGGACATGATGGGTGGTATTCACCAAAGTCTCGACCGCTCCATTGCACACCGAAACAAGCAATTCCTTGACCTTGGCATCGTGTTTCGGATTGGTGAGCCCTTCGAATAGCTGCTCGTAGGTGTTGATATGGATGGTCTTGTCAACGAACTCCCTCACGGCGGCGCCCACGAAGACCTCGACCCAGTTGCTAATCGCCTTACGGCACTTCCCTGTCGCCACCACGTTGACCCACGtcgtgggggaggaggaggcctcccCCGGAGCCGAGGGGGCGGAGTAGAAGGCGAGCACGAGATGGCGGGCGAAGCTCCCGGCGACGGCGGACGCAAGGCGCTCGCCGGAGTCGGAGAAGAGCCTGTCCACGAGGCGATCTGAGAGGGCCACGGCGCCGCCGGGCCCGGGGGCGGGGCCAGAGGACCCCGCGCCGCGAAGTACCCCGGAGGCCACCGCCTCCGACAGCGCGGAGACGGTGGCGGAGACCTCGGGGGAGGCGGCGAGCTTGGCCAGCTGCCTGACGCTGCGGGGCACCTCGTCCGCGTCGGACCGGACAAAGTCAGCGAGGTCGGAGGCGACCAGCGCCGCGGCGTCcgcggacgaggcggcggcgtcggcgaaggccgcgacggccgcggcgaagcgcacgaggaggcggcggcgcgccgcgacGGCCGGGTGGTGGTAGATCTTGTACgcgccgacggccgccgccgcgccggccgcagcGAGGAggatccagcggcggcggcggcgggagaaggCGACGAGGCGGTCCATCCCCCGGTCGCCGGAGGGTAGCGgttggctgggctgggctgggctgggtcgGGTGGGGGACGCCGCGTGGGACGGTGGCGCGGTGGGCGTAGCGTGCCGGGCTCGTTTTTTTAGTAATGGCCCTTGCGGCGCTTGTGCCTCGCCGTGGTCGGGTACTCGGGTGTGAATGTGATCCGCGGACCGTGTGGAGAGGTGAGAACTGAGCCGGGTCGGATAAGTCCAGGACGTGCGCGTCACGTACTCACGtattctagtttttttttaaaaaaacgtaTTTTAGCTCACATCTTTTATCCGGCCTTCAAAGTGGGCACAGATTGAATCTGACGAACGCGCATTCAAAGTCAGATGCGAAGGAGTTTGAGATGAAATTTCGCGGCAGATAAAATGTACATTCTGCGAAGAAAATGTTAATTTTGTTTTTACTCGATAACCCTTATGTGCATTTTGTATGGTAATATGTAGGGAACATGCGAAGGGGTTCACAGCGCAGTGGCAAAGGCCACTGGTTGGAGTGCTCCTACTCAGGGTTCAAATCTCGGGTGCCGCAACTTTATGTTCCGAGAGTTTTTCTTAGagtttttctataaaaaaaaatatatgtatggaacatatgTGGTGGAAACCACAATCTTCGTGAAAATCTGTACAAATCATAGCAAAAAAAGTCGTttaaattcatcaaaaaaatcacacatgtagatgatataatGATACACAAGCTTATAAAATATCATATCCAAACTCGAttttgtttgtgagatataaaaataaaaaatttcaagcCAAAAAACTGTCcaaatgatttgttagaaatttgttatttttatatctcataaacgaagtcgagtttggacaagatattttacaaggttgtgtatcatcataatATCTAAATGTATAattttttgtgaatttagatgacttttttatcatagtttgcacgaatttttataaaaaatgtgATTTTAACTAGATATGTTTTCTAATATGTAGGAGTATTTGCAGAAGGGGAAAGATTAGGATAGCCGGCTCACAACCCAATACAAAGGATAACCACCTGAGAAAGATTACGACAGTGTTCGGATCATACGGAACATCTCCCCCATGCCGCGGTCACTTTCACCTTAGTTTTGTACGCAATCCATGCATCGCTCAATTTGCATATCACGTGGAACGAAAAACATTTTCCGTGGAGTGGAGGGCTACATTTTTCAACTGAAATGGGCCAGCCCAACTAATTTTAATGTGCCGAAAAGGCTCGTAATAACATAAGGTGGTTGTGAATTTTGGACGCAACAAAAAGCGAGAAGCCCATACTCCTCGAGGTCCTGCCAGGGCCCAAATACGATCGAAGCACCTGGACTGACAGCCAAAGCTTGGAACTTGATGCGCTCGAAGTGGCCAGTCTGATTTTTATTTTCAGACCATCCTCGCATAAAACTAATAACGAACAACCTGGAGGTTAAGCTTTGGTGTCTGACTATCTGTTCAGGACTAGAAATggtcgcggcgttgccgcgtgGGCCCGGTGAAGTTGCCGCGTTGTTTTTCATAGTATATTTGAGTTAGGATATGTACTATCCTCTCTGCACGTGATGGTTTTGTCATATTCTTTCAGTGAATGAGTTATTTACTATTTAATTATTCTTTAGAATTGCATTATTTACTTTTCATTTGATACTAATAAGATTCAATTTATGATTAAACAATTCTGAGCTCATAGCAAGATCCAAAATTATAGCTCCAATTAAGTATAGTTCATGCAAAACGTGACAATAATAAGGTATGAATTTACAAAATCCATGATTCGCAATGCAATAGACCAATTTTCTATAGGTCTATGAACTTTCTCTATGGTTAATGGATAAACTgccactgctagaaaatctctgattagtaccggtcgggaaccccTGGTTTATAccggtttcccgaccggtaccgctactccggtactaagtgcacgtgcacttagtaccggtcagctggcccggtactaaacggcatgtttagtaccggttggtaacaccaaccggtactaaactgctggccacgccataaaagattttttttctttttgatcatttatatttgttctcttttcctttcaatttcaattaattagtattagtagtcgtactcgcagcggtttgtgtattcgtatttgtactcgtatctagaatttgtatttgtatatagagcaaagcaaataaagaaaattatatacatacatggataaaagaaatgttagaaattatatacatacatggataaaagacaataatatttacaagtatgaattctcataagtttccgacaaattcttcaataattctaatcatctgcatcgtcatcggcaccggcatccttcttgcggcgtttgttgagttgatcagctcgagccacacttatccttggatcggaatgaaattcaccttttggatttatcacctcatccaacaggaatccacatagtgcttcttgaattgccctgattctttccagttcgatgaggttctctttcatattccaaatatgtcaacaacaaataaacaccaatagtttaatttagtacctgcatggaattagataaaagaaattgttactaatgttatacgtacttcaaagttttcttgtgtcaccctcttggtatctctgcaaaaaaagtgcatgtgctcgcatacatagtatccgcagaggttggttccttggttctgtctcaaacactatatacgTATATACATGttttgaataaatgaaagtagatgtgcgatattcgtaccgacttgttatggttgaattcaagttcagtcggtgttgacgtgactcctaattgtgttttgaggaaccaagaccatgccctttgcatgatgtctacgagattttgatataatttTGGTGGCCtcttcaaggagtcccacacagtaactcgggaccgatcgatttcgataacaagtaggatccagtggaaactgttgatacatacatatggatacaagaaatgttaTATATATACACTTACTGGCTAGTTGAAGGGACGAATGGCTCGTTTTCTAGCAGTGTGTATAGGGTCTTAAACAACCATTTCTTATTAACACTATCGCCAATTGGATACAACCAGTCAATTCTATTTAGTCAACAACATTCCATAACATTTGATATCATGTACCGAGATATATTTCCTTTGTAGGCGGCCAATAACTGATACTGCATAGAAAAAACAGATTGTAGAAGTGCTTTGCAACTGAATATTTTGTAGATAAGATTGTTTCGAGCATTTCAACGATCATTCATACGACTAATGATTAGGTGTCACTGATAAATATCCCTGTTACACACCAAGATAGAAAGCTACAGAATATGATTGAGATGATTACAAATGCTGGTAAACATCACCTTAGTTCTGTGTATAAAGGCGATCTAATTCGTTTAATGCAACAGAGGTCCTGCCTGGTGAAACCAGTAAGCTGCTTCGTTGTATCTCTTGTGTAAAGTCATGAGATATCTCTAACTTTAGTAACTTGGGGTATGTGATTTTGTCACTTGCATAGTCTTTCCCTCCTATTTTCACATCAAGCATGCTACGAACCACTTGGAACAACAACGTTATTGTGACCTTGAATACTTTCAGTAACTTAATTTGCTCATCCATGGCACCTCCGATGATTGCCCCCGATGATAACAGAGGCTTCAAGCAACCCTGCAGTGTTGTGTACATGGATATACTCAAAGTCTTTAAAGGGCACAATTTCAGTTGAGGCAGCCATCTCAAGATCAATAACCTGCAGAAAGTAGACAATAATTTCAGGAATTAAATGACATCCAAGACATATTCTTTGGTAGAGAATAGTAGCTTTCAAGCTGTGATTCAACAATGTGCAGATAACGACGATACATTCCACATCATCATTTCTAGGAGAGCACGGTACATACATGATGTTAGAATTAGAAAATACTCAGAGACAGAAACATTTGTGTAACCTCAGACTACCCATTTTCAGAAATGGTCATGGTAAATTGGGATGTTTGTTGAGCCGACTGTTGTGTTTTAAATGGAAATTAGTGCCAAGAAATCAAAGAATTTGCAAAGATATTAAAAAATTGTATAGTTGCTTCCTCATATGATTCCAGTTGTTGCTAAGTGAAGAAAAGCAGAACTATAAAGAGAACAGATATTGGAGCAACGTTTTAGACTTCAGGAAAGTGAAAGTTTTGTAATTCCAAGTTATTAAATACAGTGCTGAGCAAATATTAACTTTATCTGTACTTAAAAAAAGTTCATTTAGAATAACAACTAAGCTATGCTCCAAGCTTTCTAGTGGATGATTAGCCCTAATTTACCTGCATTTCAGTTAAGCCTAGCAGACTCAAAAAAGTAATGGCATAGGTCAATGAAACTGCGGAATCATACCTTAATGAAATTTTATCTTGCTCTGCATACTTTGCATGTGCTAATTACCATTCATTACAGCTCTGTTACTCGACCGATATGTTCAGCCTATATACTTTGCATGTGCTAATTACCATTCACTACAGCTATAATTAGTGTGGATACATCGGTATGCACCTCTTGTATCGCCCAGTCAGAATCAAGAGTGATGTCTAGGCCAAAACGGACTTCCATCTCCCACAAGCATTTGAGCAAACAGGTGGAGTGCATGCTAGAGCAGCACTACGAAGGTAGCGAAGAATACCTGGAGCACAGGAGTAGAACCAGGCCGGCATGCCCGGCACGGCTTAGTGGTCGCCAGCGACAACAGGGGCAGGCCCATCTCCATCACCCGGTTCGGGTCCATGAAGCACTACCCGGCTTCATCCGCAGCACCGCTGGCCGCGTTCTCTTCTCTCTTGTCAGCCTTGCCCCTCACCTGCACTATCATCGTGCTGTTGCAGTTCTTTGTGTGTTCCCGATGTGTGGTTCCTTGGGTGGGTGCCATGGCTTCCACGCGTAGCTGCCGCCATgggtcgcccacgccgctgcagcccgctgccgccttcgcctccgccgctgctgccgcccttAACCCGCGCTCCTCCCTCGCCCTTGTCATTCCGGCGACTGCCTCCGCCTGCCGCTCCACCCATCGCCTCAGATGTGCAACCGGCGCGGCCCGGCGACGGCACCGAGCAGGGCGTCGCTGCGTCGGGGTTGGGCCACGCCGACCCGTCCCGGTGATGGCGGCGAGCAGGGCTTCGGCgagatgggcggcggcgcagcgaccCAGCTCGGTGGCGCGACACGGTGGCCTGGCGAGAAGCTCAGCGCGGCATCGCGGCTACCCGGCGGGAGGTGCGGCGATCCAGGggcccggcggcgcggggacacggcggcggctcctccgcGGCAGTTCCTCTTCATCCGCTCTTCTCCTCCACGGCGGCCCTGCGGAAGCCGCCGCTGCCAGGAgccggctgccgccgcggctGTTTCCGAGCTCGAGCAGCAACGCCGGTGGAGGGGGCCTGGGAGGGTGCGGATGGAGGCTACACAGTGATGcggtcgcgtcgccgccgcggcctcgcacGCACCGGCAGAAGGAGCAGGGAGGGgacgtgagagagagagagagatctgcCCGCACCCGCCGATATCCACCCTCATGCGCGCCAGTTggggctcctccgccgcggccggcgcgagcggaggGATCGGCGCCCGGCGCGCGCGAGCTGTTAGGGGGGGAGGAGCATAGGGCGGCGGGGAGAAAGCTCCGCCCGCCGCTCAAGGGCGAGAtccgcctcgccgcggcgatgtgggacgaggcggcggaggtgcgggaccggggggcggggcggcggccgtgtcgaggactgcgggttaatttcaCTAAAGTTCGAGGCAGTTcgcgaaaatttttggaaaacaaACGATCTGGGCCGTTCGCGAGCCCGATCCGACGGATGGGAATTGCAGGTGACGTGGCCACGCTGGCTGGGCATCTTTTGGTGCACAAATCGTATTAAGAGATTTCCCGCAGCACAGAATGCGACAATTCAGTTATTCAGAGTGCGTATGGAGTAAAATGCAAGGTTTTATATAATTCGGTTCTTTCAATTTATTTAGAGTAggaactgaaatttttcgattATTTCGGTTCCATTGTTTCTGAAACAGAACAAGAACCGATATTTTCGATTTCGGCTATTTCGGTTTGATTTTCGATTCTCGGTTAATTATGACCACCCAGAATGGCAAGACATCAATGGCACAACAGTTTTATAGAGCTCTAGTGTTCTACAATGAGGCTGTTCGGCTGATCTGATGAATAATGTTCggctggtagaatgaatagtattatgTGAGAGAAAATAAGACGAGACAAACCGAGAACCGATCAGCCAAACAGGCCGAATGTTGTGCATTACTGTTTCATTCATGAGATTGTGCAGAGGCGTGTATGAACACAGAGAACAGGACTGATCAATGGCCAACAAGACAGGGTGCGGCCGCTCGTTCACAGTCCGACGgtatgcagcagcagcacggcggGGTTGACTCAAGAAAAAGGAAGTTTGCAGGAATCTCCAACAATCGAAAGTTGGGTTATTCCCCGGGCTGGGATTGGGCCACGACAGCAAATTTTCCAGCTGCCGTTGGATGCGCATCGGACGTCCCGTTCAGCGGCCGCAAATAAACAACCGGTCGCCCGCCCATCGCGAGAAATCCAGAATCCTCCTTTCCACAGCTATCGAGAACAGCCGCATTGAAGGAACCATAAATATAAAAATCCTTGTcactccttcctcttcttcactgCTCCCTCTTCCTCACTGCTTCCACTTGCGCACTACCAACAAGAACTCATCCATTCTCTGCCAACGCCGGTGCTCCACGATCTGCTAGGTACAGTCCCTTATCTTCTCTACTAGCATATCATGGCGTACTTTACCATCTCTACTCCCGTATCACGGTGTCGACATGGCAGCTTCCAACAGCGGCACATCAAATAGCTAGCCCGGCTATGACCCTCATCCCTCGCAGACTCCGCGTcggccttctcctcctctcctGTCTACTTGGTGTCGATTTAGCACACACCCAGGTGACGCGGCCGCGGGACCAGGCCAAGAAGCGGCCGACGACCAAATTAAGCGGGAAACGCGGCAGACAACGCGCTCGTGGCCTGCCCGGCGTGGACGCACGCGCGCGGGCCCAAGCGGgtggatgttttttttttttgacgccCAATCGGGTGGATGCTGCTGTGCTGATGCGTTCTTGCCACTCCAGCAGCGGAGCGCCCATATGCGGGCATTCGGCCTGCGTTCCTTGCAGACCTGTAGCTGCAGCCAATTCGGTGCGCCTGGCCGGTGGGAGGTGCTGCACCGTAGCGTCCTCCTTATCCATCTTCTTCAGCCAACAGCTGAAAACTCCAACAATCGAAAGTTGGGTTATTCCCCGGGCTGGGATTGGGCCACGACAGCAAATTTTCCAGCTGCCGTTGGATGCGCATCGGACGTCCCGTTCAGCGGCCGCAAATAAACAACCGGTCGCCCGCCCATCGCGAGAAATCCAGAATCCTCCTTTCCACAGCTATCGAGAACAGCCGCATTGAAGGAACCATAAATATAAAAATCCTTGTcactccttcctcttcttcactgCTCCCTCTTCCTCACTGCTTCCACTTGCGCACTACCAACAAGAACTCATCCATTCTCTGCCAACGCCGGTGCTCCACGATCTGCTAGGTACAGTCCCTTATCTTCTCTACTAGCATATCATGGCGTACTTTACCATCTCTACTCCCGTATCACGGTGTCGACATGGCAGCTTCCAACAGCGGCACATCAAATAGCTAGCCCGGCTATGACCCTCATCCCTCGCAGACTCCGCGTcggccttctcctcctctcctGTCTACTTGGTGTCGATTTAGCACACACCCAGGTGACGCGGCCGCGGGACCAGGCCAAGAAGCGGCCGACGACCAAATTAAGCGGGAAACGCGGCAGACAACGCGCTCGTGGCCTGCCCGGCGTGGACGCACGCGCGCGGGCCCAAGCGGgtggatgtttttttttttttgacgccCAATCGGGTGGATGCTGCTGTGCTGATGCGTTCTTGCCACTCCAGCAGCGGAGCGCCCATATGCGGGCATTCGGCCTGCGTTCCTTGCAGACCTGTAGCTGCAGCCAATTCGGTGCGCCTGGCCGGTGGGAGGTGCTGCACCGTAGCGTCCTCCTTATCCATCTTCTTCAGCCAACAGCTGAAAATGCAGGATCCATCTCACACATTGCCGGTAGGAAAAAGGTTGGAGATCACATCTACAAGAGAGACGTGTGGAGGCAACCTTCCTGTGCTGTCCTCCGCTCCAATCTGATCGCCCTGCATCAGCTGCGCACACCAAGTGCTCGACCAAATGTCTGTGAGACCCATCGTGCATGTTGATCTGCTTGCTTGCTTCCTCTTGACCTGCTGGCTTCCTTCCACTCTTCTTCAAAACCACTATCGTATGCTGCTCCGGGAGACATTGCCTAAGTAATTGGCCAATCTCAATTCTACAAATCAAAGGGCTTCCAAACTGGGCACTCAAAATGCATATGAATAATTAAATTCACATTACAAAAATATTAGTTCCATATGAGAATGCTATTCTTGCTTAGTACTAACTGTTAGATAAATTCCAAGCAATTGTGTAAATAATATGTACCTACTATGCTCATTTGTGCTCATATAAACATATTTAAGTATACTGTACAAAATTCCTTTGCACCACCTTCTGCTAACTTTCCATACTAAACCA
This window contains:
- the LOC120689957 gene encoding protein PHLOEM PROTEIN 2-LIKE A10-like, with the protein product MDRLVAFSRRRRRWILLAAAGAAAAVGAYKIYHHPAVAARRRLLVRFAAAVAAFADAAASSADAAALVASDLADFVRSDADEVPRSVRQLAKLAASPEVSATVSALSEAVASGVLRGAGSSGPAPGPGGAVALSDRLVDRLFSDSGERLASAVAGSFARHLVLAFYSAPSAPGEASSSPTTWVNVVATGKCRKAISNWVEVFVGAAVREFVDKTIHINTYEQLFEGLTNPKHDAKVKELLVSVCNGAVETLVNTTHHVLYNTNGKLDASGNGNGGVEEGWVETVSSTLAVPSNRKFVLDVTGRVTFETVRSFLEFVLWKLQDGARKGGDTVVDSGLRVVRYMSDKSMVIATICITLCLHVLNGTRLLVTA